A genomic stretch from Edaphobacter aggregans includes:
- a CDS encoding VirB4 family type IV secretion system protein, with protein MRDLLDNVMVRTDGSYVAGFRLSGALTYFGDDDSRNETKELVESLLRTVPEQSMRLQFRYEVVEGLTGLLARYEDHRRTDNPEALILDRYRVKQWSTKEAQGEYLTRLAAVYLIWDPERHRRLMAAAGGQMKRSGDKNSKHPFSLSLHKCIERSKKEHTDALAEFESIVSGVQSSLNRAAMGPERMNHEELFLEIKRALNPTLPDTAELRDFDLSPRYVSAREQAAIVSILGDAENYLNIDGLLWSIITLKVPPDGTYPGILRSLLTVGFPLVISTQVTVPDQRAVLDKYKKRLKKMQAAQIDSKGNRRVDIEAQVATQELIDIQAEILASSVKTTKVSLTIAVRTSLPAFSSHEYEAAERELSNRRQQVLHIVSQLNGARAYGESLAQRRLLISTMPGMASEDSRDHDLLTTHAADLLPVEMPWAGTPRTPLMLFETPYRQLIPFSPFDAGLENANAIVAAASGAGKSVVVGRMLLTCSRQDVQISIIERGDSYFPAVTYMGGQMISMSLDSLQTINPFDLEVDEHGPSNDHLAFLKNLTRFMIGDSGGADADLLDNLLLTAIEKTYNRAAMRSGSRIPTYSDLKDELENYHDEDKNEIINQEARLAATKLRAWVENGMYANLFDRPTTVDMSAPWLYFNIEQLKDDPKLETAMSLLIAYATNKRAMGKGNKRCVTVLDECWSLLQSPSLGPVVVQLFRTARKRNACVWGLSQAVEDFTGTPDKPNEFGGAILTTTATKLIGRQKGNIDVLRQFVHLNETAIHRVKNLGMTEKGKKSEFLLVIGEKSETTHSLYIVTTPLEYWLLTTFPREKWYRQYWLKKHSHLTPTEAYERLAAAFPRGLSTLDELPEEKSGEVMTVALGRSSSVAMAKTIIQIEEDALQEV; from the coding sequence ATGAGGGACCTACTGGACAACGTGATGGTCCGAACCGACGGCAGCTACGTCGCGGGATTTCGCCTGTCCGGTGCGCTAACTTACTTCGGTGATGACGACAGCCGCAATGAAACCAAAGAGCTGGTGGAATCGCTTCTGCGTACAGTACCGGAGCAGAGTATGCGGCTCCAATTCCGTTATGAAGTGGTGGAAGGCCTCACGGGCCTGCTGGCGCGTTACGAAGACCATCGGCGTACCGACAATCCCGAAGCGCTAATACTGGACCGCTATCGCGTGAAGCAGTGGAGCACGAAGGAAGCGCAAGGCGAATATCTCACCCGACTCGCTGCCGTCTACCTGATCTGGGACCCGGAGAGGCATCGGCGGTTGATGGCAGCCGCGGGCGGTCAGATGAAACGAAGTGGAGACAAAAACAGTAAACATCCGTTCTCTCTGTCACTCCACAAGTGCATTGAACGATCGAAAAAAGAACATACGGACGCTCTAGCCGAGTTTGAATCCATCGTCAGCGGCGTGCAGTCGTCCCTGAATCGAGCGGCGATGGGTCCAGAGCGGATGAACCATGAAGAGCTTTTCCTCGAGATTAAGAGGGCGCTCAATCCGACGCTGCCGGATACGGCGGAGCTTAGGGACTTCGATCTCTCTCCGCGATATGTGTCGGCGCGAGAACAGGCCGCGATCGTCTCCATCCTTGGAGATGCGGAGAACTACCTCAATATCGATGGCCTGCTCTGGAGCATCATCACGTTGAAGGTGCCTCCGGATGGCACGTACCCGGGCATTCTGCGGTCGTTGTTGACGGTCGGTTTTCCGCTTGTGATTTCCACCCAGGTCACAGTACCGGACCAGCGTGCAGTCCTCGACAAGTACAAGAAGCGCCTGAAGAAGATGCAGGCAGCGCAGATCGATTCAAAAGGGAATCGAAGGGTCGATATTGAAGCGCAGGTTGCAACGCAGGAACTTATCGATATTCAGGCCGAGATCCTGGCGAGTTCGGTGAAGACGACCAAGGTAAGCCTGACGATCGCTGTCCGCACTTCGCTGCCGGCGTTCAGCAGTCACGAGTATGAGGCTGCGGAGCGCGAACTATCGAACCGGCGCCAGCAGGTCCTCCACATCGTCTCGCAGCTCAACGGGGCACGTGCCTACGGTGAATCCCTGGCGCAGAGGAGATTGCTGATCTCCACCATGCCGGGAATGGCGTCCGAGGATAGCCGGGACCATGACCTGCTCACTACCCACGCGGCGGATCTCCTCCCGGTAGAGATGCCGTGGGCCGGGACACCTAGAACGCCGCTGATGCTCTTTGAAACGCCATACCGGCAACTGATTCCGTTCTCTCCGTTCGATGCCGGACTGGAGAACGCGAACGCCATCGTTGCCGCCGCCTCCGGAGCAGGCAAAAGCGTAGTCGTCGGGCGAATGCTGTTGACCTGCAGCCGGCAGGATGTGCAGATCTCGATCATCGAGCGTGGAGATTCCTACTTCCCGGCCGTGACATATATGGGCGGCCAGATGATCTCTATGTCGCTCGATAGCCTGCAGACGATCAACCCGTTCGATCTTGAGGTTGATGAGCATGGCCCGTCGAACGACCATCTTGCTTTTTTGAAGAACCTCACGCGCTTCATGATCGGCGACAGTGGAGGAGCCGACGCTGACCTGTTGGACAATCTTCTGCTCACGGCCATTGAGAAGACCTATAACCGGGCTGCCATGCGGTCGGGCAGCAGGATCCCGACTTATAGCGACCTGAAAGATGAGCTCGAAAATTACCATGACGAGGACAAGAACGAGATCATAAATCAGGAAGCAAGACTCGCCGCCACGAAGTTGCGCGCATGGGTGGAGAACGGAATGTATGCGAACCTGTTCGACCGTCCCACCACGGTTGATATGTCGGCGCCCTGGCTCTACTTCAATATCGAACAGCTCAAGGACGACCCAAAGCTGGAGACTGCGATGAGTCTGCTGATCGCGTATGCGACCAATAAGCGGGCTATGGGCAAGGGAAACAAGCGATGCGTCACGGTTCTCGATGAGTGCTGGTCCCTGCTGCAATCGCCAAGTCTAGGGCCCGTCGTCGTGCAGTTATTCAGGACAGCACGCAAACGGAACGCCTGCGTATGGGGACTTTCGCAGGCGGTAGAAGACTTCACCGGCACACCGGACAAGCCAAACGAATTTGGCGGCGCAATCCTTACCACCACGGCAACGAAGCTGATTGGCCGGCAGAAGGGGAATATTGATGTGCTTCGCCAATTCGTCCACCTGAATGAGACGGCCATTCATCGCGTCAAGAACCTGGGCATGACGGAGAAGGGCAAAAAGAGCGAATTCCTTCTAGTAATCGGCGAGAAGTCAGAGACGACGCACAGCTTGTATATCGTGACGACGCCGCTCGAGTACTGGCTGTTGACCACTTTTCCGCGGGAGAAGTGGTACAGGCAGTACTGGCTTAAGAAGCATTCCCACCTCACACCAACGGAAGCCTATGAGCGACTCGCCGCGGCATTTCCGCGCGGCCTGTCGACGCTGGATGAATTGCCGGAAGAAAAATCCGGCGAGGTTATGACGGTTGCACTCGGACGATCGAGTTCCGTGGCCATGGCAAAAACCATCATTCAAATTGAAGAAGACGCATTACAGGAGGTATAG
- a CDS encoding TrbI/VirB10 family protein gives MVPLDSSSAELKPFVLPNRTGGKGGKDKTAKMLLIMIGAVILFVTFFGFISTKGLHKKKASADEAAKPNLGRVVTPSAPGALIPSDKMAVPPAAGKSGTLDASDIEKTKAPVTGSAAATAGASSAAQKGSVSANKTLGDVAQFQQPNTDPEHLKNWKPEPYSGTNQGNNASQSQEIQKEQDEFSKPSVVFVAHETTGSQRGGIQMQPEPDNFGLESGYHVAARLEAMASTALHAPVTAVIEYNYDRNGKILIPAGARAVGKIAQADATGILDIQFSSIELQDGQSIPISAIAATTSLQALKGQVTGKNAGRSFAIRSLAGLGQAGAMLIGQGNINSAISESDMIRERAAENIGNSADAQVMNLMTTQHIVVSVPAGTEIYLIFTKPQKVNPTAAQTISVATNTQ, from the coding sequence GTGGTTCCTCTCGATTCCTCTTCTGCCGAGCTCAAACCCTTCGTTTTGCCGAATCGGACCGGAGGCAAAGGAGGAAAAGACAAGACCGCCAAGATGCTGCTGATTATGATCGGTGCCGTGATTCTTTTCGTAACCTTCTTTGGGTTTATTTCAACCAAGGGGTTGCACAAGAAAAAGGCCAGTGCTGATGAGGCAGCAAAGCCAAACCTAGGGAGAGTAGTCACGCCCAGCGCCCCTGGAGCACTCATACCAAGTGACAAGATGGCGGTGCCTCCCGCTGCGGGAAAGAGCGGTACACTCGACGCGAGCGACATTGAAAAGACGAAGGCCCCTGTTACTGGCAGTGCCGCGGCAACTGCCGGCGCCAGTTCGGCGGCGCAAAAGGGCAGCGTTTCGGCTAACAAGACGCTGGGAGATGTGGCTCAATTCCAGCAGCCGAATACCGATCCGGAACACCTGAAGAACTGGAAGCCGGAACCGTATTCAGGCACAAACCAGGGAAACAACGCTTCGCAGTCCCAGGAGATCCAGAAAGAACAAGATGAGTTTTCAAAGCCCTCTGTGGTCTTCGTCGCCCACGAAACAACAGGGTCGCAGCGGGGTGGCATCCAGATGCAGCCGGAACCCGACAACTTCGGTTTAGAATCCGGCTACCATGTCGCAGCAAGACTGGAAGCAATGGCGAGTACCGCATTGCACGCGCCGGTGACCGCGGTGATCGAATACAACTACGATCGCAATGGAAAAATTCTTATACCGGCAGGTGCTCGCGCAGTCGGCAAAATCGCGCAGGCAGACGCCACGGGGATTTTAGATATCCAGTTCAGTTCGATTGAGCTGCAGGATGGTCAATCCATTCCCATCTCAGCGATTGCAGCCACTACATCCCTGCAGGCATTGAAGGGACAGGTAACAGGAAAGAATGCTGGTCGCAGTTTCGCCATCCGCTCCCTGGCAGGTCTGGGACAAGCTGGAGCAATGCTCATCGGACAGGGAAATATCAATAGTGCAATCAGCGAGTCGGACATGATTCGCGAGCGAGCGGCGGAAAACATCGGCAACAGCGCGGACGCTCAGGTGATGAATCTAATGACGACGCAGCACATTGTTGTCAGCGTTCCCGCTGGCACAGAGATCTACCTGATCTTCACCAAGCCTCAAAAGGTCAATCCAACTGCGGCCCAGACCATATCCGTTGCAACCAACACTCAATAG
- a CDS encoding lytic transglycosylase domain-containing protein — MRGKLVVAFFAAMSLSAAAQSSRSSEFTAPESVYYANAYADHYGVPRELVHAVIAQESGWNQRALSGKGAIGLMQLMPDTAIRFSVQNPTSIQDNIGGGVRYLAKLSELFHGDLRMVVAAYYCGEHHILTSGLRYHNAEVIAYVGSVEKRYERELALHHPGNLKGTGQ; from the coding sequence ATGAGAGGGAAGCTAGTCGTGGCATTTTTCGCCGCTATGTCACTGAGTGCGGCGGCGCAAAGCTCACGCTCTTCCGAATTTACTGCTCCGGAGTCCGTGTACTACGCCAACGCATACGCTGACCACTACGGCGTTCCCCGCGAGCTGGTCCACGCAGTCATCGCGCAGGAATCTGGCTGGAATCAGCGTGCTCTCTCCGGAAAGGGCGCTATCGGACTCATGCAGTTGATGCCCGACACCGCAATCCGCTTCTCGGTGCAGAACCCCACCTCTATTCAGGACAACATCGGCGGGGGCGTTCGCTACCTTGCCAAGCTCAGCGAACTCTTTCATGGCGATCTGCGCATGGTGGTTGCGGCCTACTACTGTGGCGAACACCACATTCTTACAAGTGGCCTGCGCTACCACAACGCCGAAGTGATCGCGTATGTCGGCTCGGTCGAGAAGAGGTACGAACGTGAGTTGGCGCTTCATCATCCCGGCAACCTGAAAGGAACAGGACAATGA
- the katG gene encoding catalase/peroxidase HPI, protein MGTEMKCPFHHAAGEGTSNRDWWPNQLNLKILHQHSSLSDPMDKDFNYAEAFKSLDLAAVKKDLLELMTTSQDWWPADFGHYGPLFIRMAWHSAGTYRTGDGRGGAGSGQQRFAPLNSWPDNVSLDKARRLIWPIKQKYGNKISWADLIILTGNVALESMGFKTFGFGGGREDVWEPDQDVYWGNEKTWLGGDIRYGKGQSGEGVIVADEELHGSEKDRTGGGSNERNLENPLAAVQMGLIYVNPEGPDGIPDPIAAAHDIRETFARMAMNDEETVALIAGGHTFGKTHGAAPASHVGPEPEGAGIEQQGLGWKNSFGTGAGGDAITSGLEVIWTTKPTTWSNEFFDHLFRYEWELTKSPAGANQWKPKGDAGTSTVPDPHDPSKRRSPSMLTTDLSLRLNPDYEKISRRFYENPDQFADAFARAWFKLTHRDMGPRARYLGPEVPAEELIWQDPIPAVDHKLIDEQDIASLKAKVVSSGLSVSQLVSTAWASASTFRGSDKRGGANGARIRLTPQKDWEVNQPEQLAKVLKMLEGIQSEFNSTQSGGKKVSLADLIVLAGCAGVEQAAKNAGVTVTVPFTPGRTDASQEQTDVDSFAVLEPIADGFRNYLKKKYTISSETLLIDKAQLLTLSAPELTVLIGGLRGLNANVGQAKYGVLTKRPEALTNDFFLNLLDMGTEWKAVSDAQDVFEGRDRKTGELKWTGTRVDLIFGSNSQLRALAEVYGSSDAQGKFVHDFVAAWNKVMNLDRFDLA, encoded by the coding sequence ATGGGAACCGAAATGAAGTGCCCGTTCCATCACGCCGCGGGTGAAGGCACGTCGAACCGTGACTGGTGGCCGAACCAGTTGAACCTCAAGATCCTGCATCAGCACTCATCCCTGTCCGATCCCATGGATAAGGACTTCAACTATGCCGAAGCCTTCAAGAGCCTAGACCTGGCAGCCGTGAAGAAGGACCTCCTGGAGTTGATGACTACCTCGCAGGACTGGTGGCCGGCGGACTTCGGCCACTACGGGCCGTTGTTCATTCGCATGGCGTGGCACAGTGCCGGAACCTACCGCACCGGCGACGGTCGCGGTGGTGCCGGATCCGGCCAGCAGCGCTTCGCTCCTCTCAACAGCTGGCCCGACAACGTGAGTCTCGACAAGGCGCGTCGGCTGATCTGGCCGATCAAGCAGAAGTATGGCAACAAAATTTCATGGGCCGACCTGATCATCCTCACCGGCAATGTTGCGCTGGAATCGATGGGCTTTAAGACCTTCGGCTTTGGGGGCGGCCGCGAGGACGTCTGGGAGCCGGACCAGGACGTCTATTGGGGCAACGAGAAGACATGGCTGGGCGGTGACATTCGCTACGGCAAGGGACAGTCCGGCGAAGGCGTGATCGTGGCCGATGAGGAGCTGCATGGCAGCGAAAAAGATCGCACGGGTGGCGGCTCCAATGAGCGTAACCTGGAAAATCCTCTAGCCGCAGTACAGATGGGCCTGATCTACGTGAACCCCGAAGGCCCGGATGGTATCCCGGACCCTATCGCCGCGGCCCACGATATCCGCGAGACCTTCGCCCGCATGGCCATGAACGACGAAGAAACCGTCGCGCTGATCGCGGGCGGCCACACCTTCGGTAAGACTCATGGCGCTGCACCTGCGTCCCATGTGGGGCCTGAGCCCGAAGGCGCAGGCATCGAGCAGCAGGGCCTCGGCTGGAAGAACAGTTTCGGCACAGGCGCCGGCGGAGATGCAATCACGAGCGGCCTGGAAGTCATCTGGACGACCAAGCCGACAACATGGAGCAACGAGTTCTTTGACCACCTGTTTCGCTACGAATGGGAGCTGACCAAGAGTCCAGCCGGCGCAAACCAGTGGAAGCCCAAGGGTGATGCAGGCACCAGTACTGTGCCGGATCCACACGACCCTTCAAAGCGTCGCTCGCCGTCCATGCTGACCACGGATCTCTCGCTGCGCCTCAATCCTGACTATGAAAAGATTTCGAGACGCTTCTACGAGAATCCGGACCAGTTCGCCGATGCCTTTGCCCGTGCGTGGTTCAAGCTGACGCATCGCGACATGGGTCCCCGCGCGCGTTATCTCGGCCCGGAAGTCCCTGCCGAAGAACTCATCTGGCAAGACCCCATCCCTGCGGTCGATCACAAGCTGATTGACGAGCAGGACATCGCCTCCCTAAAGGCCAAGGTCGTGTCCTCGGGCTTGTCCGTGTCTCAGCTGGTCTCGACCGCCTGGGCGTCGGCATCCACCTTCCGTGGCTCCGACAAGCGTGGCGGCGCGAACGGCGCCCGTATCCGCCTGACACCGCAGAAGGACTGGGAAGTCAACCAGCCGGAGCAATTGGCGAAAGTGCTGAAGATGCTCGAAGGTATTCAGAGCGAATTCAACAGCACACAATCTGGCGGCAAGAAGGTCTCGCTCGCCGACCTGATCGTCCTGGCCGGTTGCGCAGGTGTCGAACAAGCGGCGAAGAATGCTGGCGTCACTGTGACGGTTCCGTTTACACCGGGACGCACGGATGCTTCGCAGGAGCAGACCGATGTGGACTCGTTCGCCGTGCTCGAGCCGATTGCGGACGGCTTCCGCAACTACCTCAAAAAGAAATACACCATTTCTTCCGAGACGTTGCTCATCGACAAGGCCCAATTGCTGACGCTGAGCGCTCCTGAGCTTACCGTGCTCATTGGCGGCCTGCGTGGCTTGAATGCCAACGTCGGACAGGCAAAGTATGGCGTCTTGACGAAGCGGCCAGAGGCGCTGACGAACGATTTCTTCCTCAACCTGCTCGATATGGGTACGGAGTGGAAGGCGGTCTCAGACGCCCAGGATGTGTTCGAAGGCCGCGATCGTAAAACAGGTGAACTCAAGTGGACGGGCACACGTGTCGACCTCATCTTCGGTTCAAACTCCCAGCTTCGGGCACTTGCCGAAGTCTACGGAAGTTCGGACGCGCAGGGGAAGTTTGTGCATGACTTTGTAGCCGCCTGGAACAAGGTGATGAACCTTGATCGTTTCGACCTTGCCTGA
- a CDS encoding VirB8/TrbF family protein — protein sequence MEERNKQREPKFYEMDGALRAYSNRSIAIAGVMGLTALIAVMGFFFVRMQPPTVIKVDSAGQAQVVSPYGASAHRGLLPSVLASARTVGPDEYEKQAFIKQFLGHYLSYDPHTLGQNWADAMNMMTSNLRHTAIQQLQKDNAVGKLENEQAMSTLKLGSLEPNKENPLTYEAFGVRTVHRMVNEHEITDKLVEQYHLRLVSMERSADNPDGLLVGEYWSRQIEGEKRDAVLGAIPGVESENTGGENN from the coding sequence ATGGAAGAGAGGAATAAGCAACGAGAGCCAAAGTTCTATGAGATGGATGGCGCTCTGCGCGCCTATTCAAACCGCAGTATTGCAATCGCCGGGGTGATGGGCCTTACCGCACTGATCGCGGTAATGGGGTTCTTCTTTGTCAGGATGCAACCGCCAACCGTCATCAAGGTGGATAGTGCAGGACAGGCGCAGGTCGTCAGCCCATACGGGGCCAGCGCGCATCGTGGGTTGTTGCCGTCGGTTCTTGCATCAGCCAGGACCGTGGGGCCGGACGAGTATGAGAAGCAGGCTTTCATCAAGCAGTTTCTTGGCCACTATCTCTCCTATGACCCGCACACCCTGGGCCAGAACTGGGCAGACGCCATGAACATGATGACGAGCAATCTGCGCCACACAGCTATTCAGCAGCTCCAAAAGGACAACGCCGTCGGCAAACTCGAGAACGAGCAGGCAATGTCGACTCTTAAGCTGGGCAGCCTTGAACCCAACAAGGAGAACCCTCTGACCTACGAGGCCTTTGGCGTACGCACGGTTCATCGAATGGTCAACGAGCACGAAATTACCGACAAGCTGGTGGAGCAATATCACCTGCGGTTGGTGAGCATGGAGCGTTCGGCCGACAATCCTGATGGCTTGTTAGTAGGTGAGTACTGGTCCAGGCAGATCGAGGGTGAAAAGCGCGATGCCGTGCTCGGAGCTATACCTGGTGTCGAATCGGAAAATACAGGAGGTGAAAACAACTGA
- a CDS encoding cysteine hydrolase family protein, protein MPVTTLDPKTALIVVDLQKGIVGSPFLHPIADVIERTQALLTAFRELHLPVVLVNVAGGAPGRTEQQRRFATFPEGFADLIPELDQRPSDITVTKLTWGAFASTDLEAQLKAHGVTQVVITGVATGTGVESTARQAYEAGFNVTLATDAMTDGRPEAHAYSLAHVFPRLGETGTTQEIINLLSTRSI, encoded by the coding sequence GTGCCTGTTACGACGCTAGATCCTAAAACCGCCCTGATTGTCGTTGATCTTCAGAAAGGTATCGTTGGCTCACCGTTCCTTCATCCGATCGCCGACGTCATTGAACGCACGCAAGCCTTACTCACAGCATTTCGCGAGCTTCACCTGCCCGTGGTCCTGGTCAATGTGGCCGGTGGCGCACCAGGACGGACGGAGCAGCAACGCCGTTTCGCGACGTTCCCCGAAGGATTTGCCGATTTGATTCCAGAGTTAGATCAGCGGCCCAGCGACATCACGGTGACAAAGCTGACCTGGGGCGCCTTTGCCAGTACCGATCTTGAAGCCCAGCTCAAGGCGCACGGTGTAACGCAGGTTGTCATTACTGGAGTCGCCACCGGCACAGGCGTGGAGTCGACAGCGCGTCAGGCGTATGAGGCGGGATTCAACGTTACGCTGGCCACGGATGCCATGACTGACGGGAGACCGGAGGCCCACGCGTACAGCCTCGCACATGTCTTTCCCCGCCTTGGCGAGACGGGCACAACACAGGAAATCATTAACTTGCTTAGTACAAGGAGCATCTGA
- a CDS encoding AAA family ATPase, producing the protein MFESPEQTLSALNRVGYFTDCKTATTVYLAGNINKPIMLEGPAGAGKTELAQSVARAAGADLIRLQCYQGINEEKAIGHFDKSLQELFVLLKTKSEETCDWAQIRQDVTSRAFFLAGPLLTAIEREKRCVLLIDEIDKVDYAFEALLLEVLSDWTISIPKMGTVKATTVPFVFMTSNQERRLGDPLRRRSFYLIVEHPTAEREAAIVKSKTPTATAATHRFIAGLAKALRSFNLEKPPSISEMNDVAQAMQLLSMEEILAVHKDIMLPLIVKTEGDRKRMLMKQAFEVIIYTAQRNAEAMEAQEVAATIARLEASA; encoded by the coding sequence ATGTTCGAATCGCCGGAGCAAACCCTTTCAGCACTAAACAGGGTCGGGTATTTCACCGACTGCAAGACCGCGACGACGGTTTACCTCGCCGGAAACATCAACAAGCCCATCATGCTGGAGGGTCCTGCCGGCGCAGGTAAAACGGAGCTGGCCCAGTCGGTGGCACGCGCGGCCGGAGCAGACCTTATCCGGCTGCAGTGCTATCAGGGCATCAACGAAGAAAAGGCCATCGGCCACTTCGACAAAAGTCTGCAAGAGCTGTTTGTCCTGCTCAAGACAAAATCAGAGGAAACCTGCGACTGGGCACAAATCCGCCAGGATGTGACCAGCCGTGCGTTTTTCCTTGCCGGCCCTTTGCTGACGGCAATCGAGAGGGAAAAGCGCTGTGTTCTGCTGATCGACGAGATCGATAAGGTTGATTACGCATTTGAGGCACTTTTGCTTGAGGTGCTTTCGGACTGGACTATTTCGATTCCGAAGATGGGTACCGTCAAAGCGACAACGGTTCCGTTTGTCTTTATGACATCCAACCAGGAACGACGGCTCGGGGACCCTCTTCGGCGGCGCAGCTTTTACCTGATCGTTGAGCACCCGACGGCCGAGAGGGAAGCGGCGATCGTCAAAAGCAAGACCCCAACGGCTACTGCCGCAACCCATCGTTTCATCGCTGGCCTCGCGAAAGCGCTTCGCTCCTTCAATCTCGAAAAGCCACCGAGTATCTCGGAGATGAATGACGTGGCCCAGGCCATGCAGTTGCTCAGCATGGAAGAGATCCTGGCCGTTCACAAAGACATCATGCTTCCGTTGATCGTGAAGACCGAAGGCGATCGCAAGCGAATGCTTATGAAGCAGGCATTTGAGGTGATTATCTACACGGCCCAGAGGAACGCCGAAGCGATGGAGGCCCAGGAGGTTGCGGCGACAATCGCAAGGTTGGAGGCAAGTGCATGA
- a CDS encoding MarR family transcriptional regulator: MDSMNDEANRPRIERASALAAELRAILGKLKRKLREHGGRSDLAPSQVSVLLRLEKDGPAAVSSLARAEGMRPQSMSAIITSLLESGLVSGSPDPNDGRQTLMSLSRECQKFLKEGRAARQDWLTTTIQEKLSVQDQEKLAAVLELLARLVED; encoded by the coding sequence ATGGACTCTATGAATGATGAGGCAAATCGTCCACGAATAGAGCGGGCCTCTGCACTTGCAGCGGAACTTCGGGCGATCCTTGGCAAACTCAAGCGGAAGTTGCGCGAACACGGTGGACGGAGCGATTTGGCGCCTTCGCAAGTTTCTGTCCTGCTTCGTCTTGAGAAAGACGGTCCTGCGGCGGTATCGAGCCTGGCTCGAGCGGAAGGTATGCGCCCTCAGTCCATGAGCGCCATCATCACCTCATTACTGGAATCCGGATTGGTGAGTGGCTCTCCGGATCCGAACGACGGACGACAGACCTTGATGTCACTCTCGCGAGAATGCCAGAAGTTTCTTAAGGAAGGCCGCGCTGCGAGGCAGGACTGGCTTACAACCACAATCCAGGAGAAGCTCTCCGTTCAAGATCAGGAGAAGCTCGCGGCTGTTCTCGAATTACTCGCACGGCTCGTTGAAGACTGA
- a CDS encoding MFS transporter, with the protein MKNRAAGTFRALSIFNYRVWTAGALVSNIGTWMQRVAQDWLVLTQLTHHDASAVGIVMALQFGPQLLLMPWTGFAADHFNQRKLLMFTQALMGALALALGVLTIAGNVRLWHVYVFAFLFGSAAALDAPVRQTFVAELVGDEHLPNAVALNSTSFNAGRMVGPAVAGLVIAKVGTGWAFVINGLSFAAVLISMSLFRVAELYPNTRARRTEGGFLEGFRYVWNRQDLRAVLVMLFLIGTFGLNFPIFTSTMAVKVFHTDACGFGLLSSIMAVGTISGALIAAGRDKPKFGSLLVGSAVFGIGCTLAALAPGYWWFAAALVIIGVAALTFTNTTNSMMQLSTEPAMRGRVMALRLAVALGGTPIGAPIVGWVANRFGPRWALGVGAASGFAAALVAVYVLTRSTGLKDAEFGLTSSSRR; encoded by the coding sequence GTGAAGAATCGAGCAGCCGGCACTTTCCGCGCGTTGAGCATCTTCAACTATCGAGTGTGGACAGCTGGCGCTCTGGTTTCCAACATCGGCACGTGGATGCAGCGTGTCGCTCAGGATTGGCTCGTACTGACGCAACTGACGCACCATGATGCTTCCGCTGTGGGCATCGTCATGGCGCTCCAATTTGGACCTCAGCTTCTTCTGATGCCCTGGACCGGATTTGCCGCGGATCACTTCAACCAACGCAAGCTCCTGATGTTCACCCAGGCGCTGATGGGCGCGCTGGCATTGGCGTTGGGAGTTCTGACGATCGCAGGTAACGTCCGCCTTTGGCACGTTTATGTGTTTGCGTTCTTGTTCGGGTCTGCTGCGGCACTGGATGCTCCCGTACGCCAGACTTTTGTCGCAGAACTGGTAGGAGATGAACACCTGCCAAATGCAGTCGCCCTCAACTCAACATCCTTTAATGCTGGCCGTATGGTTGGTCCCGCGGTCGCCGGCCTCGTCATTGCAAAGGTCGGAACTGGTTGGGCATTTGTGATCAACGGTCTGTCGTTCGCCGCGGTTCTGATCTCCATGTCGCTGTTCCGCGTAGCCGAACTGTATCCAAACACGAGGGCTCGACGCACCGAGGGAGGATTTCTGGAAGGGTTCCGCTATGTCTGGAACCGCCAGGATCTTCGAGCGGTCCTGGTCATGCTGTTTTTGATTGGAACGTTCGGCCTCAACTTCCCAATTTTTACTTCGACGATGGCGGTCAAGGTCTTCCATACCGATGCGTGCGGCTTCGGGTTGTTGTCCTCCATCATGGCGGTTGGCACGATCTCCGGGGCGCTGATCGCTGCTGGTCGTGACAAGCCGAAGTTTGGCTCCTTGTTGGTGGGCTCCGCGGTCTTCGGGATCGGATGTACTCTCGCTGCGCTGGCTCCCGGTTATTGGTGGTTTGCCGCTGCTCTCGTGATCATTGGTGTGGCAGCTCTGACGTTCACCAACACGACCAACAGCATGATGCAACTCTCGACTGAGCCTGCCATGCGAGGCCGAGTCATGGCGCTTCGCCTCGCCGTTGCACTCGGAGGCACTCCGATAGGAGCGCCCATTGTGGGTTGGGTGGCAAACCGTTTCGGCCCGCGTTGGGCGCTTGGGGTGGGTGCAGCATCGGGCTTTGCCGCTGCTCTCGTTGCTGTGTATGTCCTGACGCGGTCGACCGGACTAAAGGATGCAGAATTTGGCTTGACGAGTTCAAGCCGACGCTAA